The DNA region AAGATAGACCTCTATACTCGGTTTCAGCTTGGAGATGCAGGAAGTGAATGATATAAAACTCTTGCGACTTGtgtattctctttttttttttttaatgagcAAGAGACACAATCTTACTTGTCTCTTGACTGTGACTttctgtctctttttttttttccttgttttaGCAAATGCTTCTTGCTGCCTTGTGCATATAAAATGCCTTTTGAGTTTCCAGCACTGTATTTGTTTgttggttcagtttggtttgaaTAACTAAACGTATGGTTGGTTAAAGTTCTTCAATAGTTTCCCTCAAGGGGCTCAACGTATAAGATACTATTTACACCAATAAGACTAAGGATTTGTATCCTAATCTTTCCCACTCAATGATTCTAAGTACATGATGCCAATACTTATCACCTAACCATGTCTGCGTCtaagaaaaactaatataatagAAACAATTCATTTATCATGAGTGAGTTAGTAGTAAAGTTTTACTAGAGACTATAAATGAACATAGTAATGTGCAAGATGGAGATTTCATTGGTGTGACGGGCAGTGGCGGAGGACAACACAATTCATTTATCATGAGTGAGCTAGAGATATGTTAACAACTAAACAACTAAAAGAAGACAACACAATGACTAATGTTTTAGCAAAACAGAACCAATAATAATCAATGcgtttataattaattaaaagcTTATGATAATGTCACTTCACTTGTAAGTGAAAACAAAGGGATGAATACTctctcaaagaaaaaaaacgagcATGTTCAAAGCAACAGATAAAAAACTCATACCGTCTCTGAGAGACATCAAACGGACGCAGCAAAACATTCAAACCATTCATGTGATTCGACAGGGAAGGTAAGCACATCAACACACTCAACATTGCCCCACACCTCACGTCCATTGCATCTTGATTTTAAAGAAATCTTGGCATACCAAATTTTGTTGTGTTTTATACGAGAATTGGGATACGGATCCCACATAACTAAGAGTTGGCCACCACAACCAACCAGAGCAAAATGAGACCCTTTTTTTAAACCTCTTGTAGAAAGCTTTTCCAAACCCTTAATCTCTCTCCACTCTCTAccctcaataccaaagccacaCCACATTAAAACCCCCGTGTCAGTGCAACAGTATACTACATTCCCCATCTCACACAAAGCAAGTATGGAATCTGATATGGAACTCGATTTCTCTCTTACAAGTTTCCATGTACCATTTTTCGGCTCGTAAGTGTAGTCCTTGTCAACTGTCTCTACGTATATTTTTCCTTGGAGCGCATAAACTATATAATCGTAGTACTCACTTAAATGATTAAGTAACACGCCTTCATCAGCGCCAGGACCCGGCAAGGCTGACCAAGACTGACTTTTGATGTCAAATACGTCAATCCAGTTGGCATTGTACTTGTCAATGTTGCAACCTCCCATCACATATATTTTCTCATCGAGTAAAACTGTGTTTGCATACCTTCTAGCCATGGTCATGTTAGAGGCATCACGCCAAGTGTGACTCCGACAatcaaagatccgaaccgaggAAGATTCCTTATTGTAGGATCCATAGGTTATGTAGATTTCCGGACCAACCGTTCCCATGTGATTTAGATCGGCAGAAGAGGAAGGTATAGGAACAATCGAAAATCCACTCGAGTCCCGCTTAAACCCAATATTAGGTTTGGTCCAAAGGCTAAACCAGCTCGGTTTCCTTCGGTTTTGATTATTAGGTCTGGTCCGAAGGCTAAACCAGCTCGCATATGGATGATCAGGCAACTTTAACAAGATATAGACGCATGTTTCAACGGCTCCTATTTGAGATCGCGTCTTGTAGATCTCCATAGATGATAAGAGCAGGGGCGAAGCCACAGCATGAACTATGGTGGCACAGGCACccataaaattatgaatataaaaatgtttagtatgtaaaacacacaaaatttcAGCTATATGTGATGGTTAAATGATATTGTGCACCCATAATGTCTCAGGTTCTTTCACCAATATGTCAATTATTTCTTTTAGTATCAATTATGCACCCATTAATAAACCTTTCTGGATTCGCCCCTGGATAAGAGACTGTGGAATCTCTTTGAGACGAGAGAGAGCGATGGGTAGTTCCATCTCGAGACACGGGCAAGAATGTTCTCTGTGATTTCGTCAGGTAGTGATGGAAACTCCCATGGTGGCTCAGGAACCGTATTGTTGTTCTCTTTGGTTTGTTCAACTTCTTCAGAGGTCATGATGATCGGCCGGACGAGAGAATATGATGAATTAGGAATAACTAAACACGTTAGGTATCTTATCATATAAAAGCTTGaatgacaattatatattatatgacatgtgttaaatgacaatttaaaaaaaaaaacctaaaccaaaagaattttgaaatttatagttttcctttttaagaatgttctaaacaaaaaaaaaactgtaaaaaaaatatatttaaagacgAATTTccttaaaattatattatttaaaacatttatttagtTATAGTATTTCTTTATATGTATATccatataaaaagttatttaattatattaattctTTTTTCAAACGtgtgtttaaaataattatagaaaaaaatattttaagtaaaaattactttaaaaaaatatttacaaaaatatttttataaatatttaataatattttcctgttataaaaatattaaaccgaatagaattttataaaagtttcttataagtttattttaattttagtattcctttgttaataatattttcctgttacaaaaatattaaaccaaatagaattttaaaaaagtttcttataagtttattttaattgtagTATTCCTTTTTCAAggttaaataaaaaagtattggTTTTGAAATCAttacaaaatctatatttttattttaattgtagtATATCCTTTGCAAAGAACCTTATTTGCAAGGTCAAATAGAAAATATGGgtttaagataataataataaaatcagtAGCCATTGGTTTAAGATAACAGatttctttataaataaaaataactacaAGGTTAGCTTTTCTATATAAAGCTTACTACCTCTGTTCCATAAAATgagattttttagaatttttcacgtttattaagaatataataaatgtttataacttaatttactatttatttttttatacactTTTCAATAGGTATCCACCAAAAAAGTTTAACCAATTAGAATATTCACATTTAATATttctcaaaagtatacaaaaatattttaaaatatataaaatctatctttgtggaataagaataaaatttagaaaatcttactttcggAAACGGAGAGAGTAGTTCTCAAAGTTGTTAATTAACATTATCGCAACacatgataattatatatttaaaattatcaattttgttaaataaaattttttattttaaatattgaagtttttttttcaatcgcAAAACTAACCTATGACGACTTAATTTTAAGTCACcgagttttaataaaatattgatatttcaATTTTTCTCCAGACAACTGaaatgtaagtcgtctaggaaagTCAAACTTCTGAAATAATCCAGTCAAATGTAAAACTAACCTATGACGACTTATTTTTCAGTCTTCTAGGTTTTTTGAAGATtgttttttaaccaaaaaagtagacgacttatatttcaGTCGTCTCATAAAACACATTTgaaagtcaattgcaaaaataacATCTGCGTTGACCAGACGACTTATGTTTTAGTCGTCTGGATGACTTAGTTTGTAGTCGTCCGCTTcgatatttaataaattttcattttctctcaaactaaaaatactttttaacattttcttattaattcatgTTAAGTAACTTCAAGAATATTAAGTTTTTTGGTTTAGTATCTTATGTGTTAGGTTTTGAATTTGTGTAATGTTTGATCTTTTGTGAATTTTACTAAGTTTTCTTGGTTTTTTAAGAGTGTTAAATAACCTCAAGACatgtaaatttcatattttcaaaatatgttttctcccttagttttattaaatttgactaagttttCCAACACAAACTTGTAAAACATGAAATATGCTTTGTCACCAATAACGATTTATTGGAAGAAGGGTTAAATTGCTTCTTAAAATGTTGTATTAATATGAGGCTACCAACATTCTTGTTTATTATGATGAGTAAAAGGCCATTGGAGTTTATTATTGCATATGGGAGATCCAAAAATGAAAAAGGCTATTGAAGTCTATTATTTCATTGATTTGTAAATGTGTAAACACATTGTTAGCACATATATTATATCTTGGGAAACAATATTActgattttacaaaaaaaaaaatcacaactaAAAGAGTACACATACAAATCACAAAATAGACCACAAACAAAACTATAATAGATCATTCATCTACAAAGACAAGCTTGGACTCCACTTGATATGAAAGAAGACAGTGTCAGAAAACTTTCAGGAAGTCCAGAAAACTTCCAGGAAATCCAGACAACTTCCAAACGACTTACagaaagtccagacgacttcgaGACGACTAACAGGTAAGTCGTCGAGACGACTAACAGGTAAATAGTCCCAGAAGTCTTCCAGATCTAAAAAACCTGCATATCAAACCCAaatctgaaaaacctgcatatcaaaaaacattcaaatggtttaaaacacacataaaatgaGTGGAAGGTtagatatatatacttttatagaacACACAACGTACATATCCAAATGGAAAATGAGAACCATCGGattaaaaatctgcaaaaaaacATAGATTAGTGAGAAAAACATgagacaaaactgaaaaattcatataaagtttggtatAAGATTAGATAAATTTACCTttataaaacatacaaaaatacatatctaaaattaacAGATTTAACtttaaatgagtggaagatgagaactatatgatgaaaaacctgtaaaacaagataaattagtgagaaagacatgagacaaaaacaataaattaatataaagtttggtatttataagttcaaagagattataGAGAGGTTGGAGAGTTCTAGAAAGatgaacattacatttttgttgtagacatttgagaggaggagagaaaatgtgtaaattttttttatatagggAGACGAAAAATCCaattaagttaaatattttcgatTAAGACGACTGAAATATatgtcgtccagaagactttaataattttagcgggaaactaaaatatttctagcgggaaactaaaatagaagactttctagacgactgaAATATAAGTCGTTTGGATAAAATTATTCACCAGACAACTGAAATATAAGTCCTCCAAACCATAAACATAACCCCTAAACTTAATTATCAAATTAAACTTGaaaagtgtttactatacacaaaaataaacacatatagttaaaaattaatttttgaaaaaaacatttcagcttttcaaaatctaaccctaagaatacatacaatactacaataTATGTTTGCCAAACCcttaaaccaaagaatatcatgattcACTACTtccactcatctatgttgaaaacaaatcAATTTTATCATATCTTAATTTGTATCACTTAAAACTGTTTATAGTTTAcctgattttattttttcactcatcaaaatattttttacaaaatttataaattatttctaaGATAAACTggttctagacgacttacaattCAATCATCCAGACGACTTCCAACATCTCATACGACTCAGACGATTTATTGGGACTATATTCGTAAAAATGgcttctatttttttgtttggccACAAGGGACTGAGCtgtaatttcaaaatttttaggttaattttgcatttgattcaagtttggaTATAGCTTTGggattaaaatctagttttaggTTAGTTTTGGTAAATTTCCCAATATTATTTGCATTGCAAAAGTCATCCTATATTTTTTAACGCAAAACTAAAAGTTAAACAAATTAGAAAAACTGGCTTTTGGTTTGGAACTTAAAAGTATACTTTTGGTTAATTTTATGTAATTCATCAAATAAAATGGTTACTCACAACCgttgtacaaaaaaaaagtcttggTATTTTAAGAAGAATAGCAAATCCCTCTTATTTCGAGTGTTCGATCCATAACGAAGCTCTTAAAGATTTATGATTTTTGGTCCATTATGGTGTTTTACGTACTCTTGCAGTCAGTGAAGTTCGTTATACCAATGAAAAATAAGATGCTCATGTTGCATGTAATTTGCCGTAAGCAATATACAAATTAACATGCTTGTTCTTTGTATATTGGGATTCAACTCGATATCATAGGATATTTAAAACATGTTGAGGTTTCTCTTATAAGAAACTTAAGGATTCGTCAAACATCGGGACATGAAAATTTCTCTGTTGACTGGCAGATTATCAACAGAATGTAAAATAGTTTTACACAGTGCTTTGATTTTGTACTCTTATTAGTGTGTAATATTTCTGTAGAAAAGCTATGAATTTGGAATCATAAAACCAATTATTATCGTTCATCGGCAGTTTTAAATGCTTAGGGATCATACGGTAGTTGTAATGACCTTAGAGAATGGCTGTAATCGAGATTCAAATATCGTGAATTCGTTAAACACGTTTTCAAGACCAAAAAGAGCAGAGAAGAGAAGATGAAGTAGCGAAGAACAAAAACACAGATATGTTGTTATTTTATAACGCATAATAATATCTAGTAATGACtgtaagagaaaaaaagaagtgCAAAATCTTTTTAACGCAAGTCACGTTACCTTCGTTCGTTTTGCCGATTCTTGTCTGAGCGGCATTCCTTTGGGATAAGCTAGCTGCCATGTCAGCAATTCATCTTGACATTCACGAATTTTGGGTCCACTAATGTATCCGAGTTGTAAAGCTTTAATGATATCACTTCCATCCACCAGAGGTTTTAGATCCCAGATAGTATCAAGACACAGCTCACGAATAATAATGCCATGAATTGTTAGATAAATCTCTCTCTTCTTGTCAAGTTGGGAACCCAAATCCATGTCGTCATCCTTACACAGCAATAGTGATGCTAAGAGAGAAACACACCACAAGTCTTCGATATCTCTAAGAAGAAGCCCTGCGAGTACTCTGTTGGATCAATTTTATAAAGCCAATGGGCTTTGAATATAATTGAAAATCGGTGAATACAAATGGGCCATGTATTGGCTTTAATTAAATGAATGAGGAAGAGGAATTGTCCCACATCGGTGAAACAAGGTGAGCTTGTGTTGTTTATATATGTTAACACACACACATGTTTAAAGGAGTCAGGGAAAGGAAAGGCTCCCCATGCGCGCTGTCTTCTCCGGTGGAGGGTCAATAGACTATTTTTTTTGGACCAAGTTAAGCTCAATATTTTGCCTTTTAAGCTCAATATTTTGCCTTTTAATTTTTCGAAAAACaacatgcattttattttgaaacgacacGTAGtgtgtttagaaaataaaaacgtcATACAGTTTGTTTtttcatactccctctgtttttatatgtaagtagttttagttaaaagtgtcaatattaagaaaattgttacttTTGAGAAAACAACATTTAATACATAAATCCAACCAGTAATAAAAATGCATGAATTATAAGATTGGTCATACaatatgtaataaatgtaaaagttGCTTTGGATTGtgaaaacatcttatattatgaaacaaaactttttggctaaaactacttacatataaaaacagaaggagtatattttttaaactagataagagataagagagagagtctTGCGGAGGAAGTTCGCAACTCAACTTCCCTCGATCTCCGCGAGATTTCCGTCCACGTGCAGCTGCTGTTGCGGGAAGCAGCTCGTCtccttctctttaaatattgtCTCTTCTCTTCATTCATTACTCACTACTTTTTCACATCGTAAACCAACAGAGAAAATCCTTAGCGTAAGTCATAGTTTGAGAGTGTTTCGTAGAGTTTATAGTTCGATAGGGcgttcacgagtgaagcgtgaatcgtcACCATGGTTTTATCCTGGGACTCTATATTCATACAGTCCCGTCTCACTACGGAgcgaatataaagagttaaggaaagagatatcatatctcgactccatgaACGTTTTCGTTCCAGTTTCATTTCGTCTTTTATTATATCGTTTCTTTCCTTAACATCTCGCTTTTATTATATCGtttatttgattcggttttccGGCTTATACAATCTTAACTTTTTATCGCTTTCTGTCTAAAGTTTTGATCGGATTGAAAAACGATTTATGAAACAGTTTTAAGGTTTTGTAAACGGTTTCTAGAACGTGTTTGCGATCTGCTCTCTAGCACTTCCGTGAAGCGTCTCTTGCCTATCTTAAAACGGTTTGTGTTTTACTCTCTAGCACTACCGCGAAacgttttagatattttcttcGAAACGTTTTTCTGTTTATTGAAACGATGTTTGCGATCTGCTATTTGCTTATCCGCGAAGCATTTCATATTGTTATTCAAAACATTATGTATACAAATCGTTTCCACGAACGCTTCATAAAGCGAGTTTGTGAAACGATCTAAAGTCTACACAAACTGTTTCTGCGAACGCTTTAAGCGAGTTTGCAAAACGTTTTTTCAGACTTAAATCGATATGATTTGGTTCAAACACCAAAAGTGAAAATCGATTTagactattatttttatttttaaaaatattaataataatctGTTATTTGTTGATTGGAGTACTGATCCACTTTATTGTTTTCTCtacagaaacaaaaaatgaCGGATGGAAACAACACCCCCATTGACACTACCATCGCGAAAACTCCACTCAACGTTGCTGCAACTGATGTATATGGTGTAACAACCGCTGGAAACATCCCTGCTTCCTCAACCGCTGCAGCAACAACAACCACTACCCTTCCTGCGGGAAACAGTGCTGATGAAACCATGCGTCGTAGCTTGTTCGGTGCTGGTCTTTATCAAACGGGTTCAGGTCTAGGAACCTCAAGTGGTCCAGTTGCGGTTTCAACTCCTCTGTCTGTGCCCAGCCAAGGAACCTCAAGGATTGATGCCAGACCAGTTTGATGGCAAAAACTTCAAAACGTGGCAGAAGAAAATGATGTTCTTCCTAACAACGATGAAGCTGGACAAGTTCATCCAGGAGGACAAGCCCCTTGTCTCTTACGGGATTGATGATGTGCACACTCTCGCAAGTGTTGACATTTGGGTGCATTCTGACTTTGTCTGCAAAGGTTACATTTTGGGTCGCCTCATTGACCCATTGTACCGTGTCTACTGTGACATTCCAACAGCAAAGGAGCTATGGAGATCACTTGACAAGAAGTACAGAGGTGAGAACGCTGTCTGCCAGAAGTATGTGGTTGCAAAATTCGATGACTTCAGAATGGTGGATTCAAAACCCATCATGGACCAGGTGGAAGCATTTCAGCTCATTTGCCATGAAATCGCTGCTGAAGGAATGTCCATCTGCGAGACGTTTACAACTCTCATGTTCATTCAAAAGTTTCCTCCAAGCTATGCTGATTTCAAGAACTACctgaagcacaagaagaagaagatgggtcTTGAGGATCTCATCATGAGGCTTCAGATGGAATCCAGAAACCGAGCTGCTGACAAGGACATAGCTAAGGAGCACAGTGTCAACATAGCTGAGCACAAAGGCAAAGGAAAGGCACATGCCCACTCGCCTGCAAAGTCTTCCAAAACTGCTGCAGCACTGAAGGCTACtggaaaaaacttcaagaaTAAAGGCATTGAAATCAATGCGAATGTGGAGAGATTCAAGGGGAAGTGTCACTACTGCAACAAAGTGGGACACAAGACTGCTGAGTGTCGCAAGAAGATCAAAGATGAGAAGGCTCAGGCAAATCTCACTGAGGAGGATCTTGTTGCTGTGGTGACTGAAGCCAACTTGGTTGAAAGCAACAACCCCAGAGAATGGTGGTATGACACTGGTGCAACCACCCACATTTGCACTGATAGGGCGATGTTCAGCACCTATCAGAAAAGCAAGACTCAGGAGAAGTTCAGCATGGGAAACACTGCAGTCTCCAAGATTGAAGGACGCGGTAATGTGATTTTGAAGATGACATCTAGACGTGAGGTCACTCTGACAAATGTGAAGCATGTGCCTGACATGAGGAAAAACCTGGTCTCGGGAACCTTGCTCAGCAAGAATGGATTCGCCACAAGCTTTGAGGCGGATAAGCTCGTGATTAGGAAGAATGGGATGTATTTGGGAAAGGGGTATGTTAAGGATGGACTGGTCAAGTTGAATGTAATGACCGTCCCTCCGAAAGTTGTAGCTCCAAAAGTTTCAATGAATAAGAAAAAGCCAGTTGCTTATTTGGTTGAGTCTTTTAATATATGGCATGAAAGATTAGgccatgtaaataataaatctatacaaagattaatgaatttaaattaaattcccaaatttaaaaaaagtaaacaaaaatgtaaagtTTGCGTACAAGCTAAGCTCATAAAAACGCCATCACCTCATGTTGAAAGAAATAATAAACCTCTAGATTTAATTCACactgatttatgtgatttaaaatatatgccAACTAGAGGAGGGAAAAGGTACTTTGTGACCTTCATAGATGACTgcacaaaatattgttatgtttaTCTCTTACATAGCAAAGATGAAACCTTAGATAAATTCAAAGAATTTAAACTCGAGGTCGAAAATCAGCTTAAAACAACTATTAAGGTAGTTAGAAGCGACAGAGGAGGCGAGTATGATGGTCCATTCAATTCATTTTGTAAGgaacatggaataatacatcaaactacaGCCCCTTATTCACCAGAAtcaaatggagttgctgaacgaaaaaatcgaactcttaaagagatgatgaatgcaATGTTGCAGGAATCTGGGTCACCCCAGAACATGTGGGAGGAAGCGTTGCTTACCACTAATTATATCCTCAACAAGATTCCACCAAAATAACTGGCAAAACTCCATATGAACTATGGAAATGTAATTTACCTTCGTATAAATACCTCAAAGTGTGGGGGTGCTTGGCAAAAGTTGCGGTACCGCCACCAAAGAAGATCACTATTGGACCTAAAACAGTGGATTACATTTTCATCGGATATGCACATAATAGCACTGCGTATCGGTTTCTGGTACATAAATCTGAAATATCGCACAATCTGATCCTATATTTCAATGAATATCAAAATAACCAGAGATGGAGAAATTATCCAACGAGTTTGTAATAATGAcccaatattttttatttattaatggcTGTTTATATCATAGTAATATcctattttattgattttttatttagtttcctttttagaattttccaaataacatatataataaaaaagaaacatatataaagtttaaaataaaatttaaaaacgaaaatatatgcctatataatatgatttcattaaaaaagaaaattcacaaaatagtaatattccatttaaaaataaaacaaaatataataaaatactttatttatatctatatttcaCTAAgacaatatatatttgtatataatgttatttcgtaaaagaaaatttcaaatatataatcttgatattagaaaaataaatattatttattttaaaacataattttaaacaatacaatttcaaaaaaatagaaatattttatatatctatctattttcttagatgattacataagataattaagtaacataaacaaatatatgtataattaaataaagatagtttataatcagtattattgaaatgttttatttattttcatatatttatttgactataatatctttcaatgacagcaaaaaatatcaataaattatattttacttatataatataatttctcaaatacaatcacaaatttttactgtttatttttaagaaatattagaaaatgaaaaatagattttaacagtAGACATCTtttgattaaataattaaaaatattttcaattaaaataacatGATATACTTTAACAaagtagatatattatattatatcattactAAGATTATATGTTGTCTTCATATTAAATTTGcctttaaattttatgttttatgtttgtggaacttaacataaccataatcaaaataagAAAGCAAATCTGAATTCagaattttaagattatttaaaataaattttagtttaccaTTCAATAAATTCGTAAAACtttatagaatttataaaatattttaattactgtAGATAATGATATCTGCTCATGAGCTTCCAAAAGTATATCAATTACTCATG from Raphanus sativus cultivar WK10039 chromosome 8, ASM80110v3, whole genome shotgun sequence includes:
- the LOC108853672 gene encoding F-box/kelch-repeat protein At5g39560-like: MGACATIVHAVASPLLLSSMEIYKTRSQIGAVETCVYILLKLPDHPYASWFSLRTRPNNQNRRKPSWFSLWTKPNIGFKRDSSGFSIVPIPSSSADLNHMGTVGPEIYITYGSYNKESSSVRIFDCRSHTWRDASNMTMARRYANTVLLDEKIYVMGGCNIDKYNANWIDVFDIKSQSWSALPGPGADEGVLLNHLSEYYDYIVYALQGKIYVETVDKDYTYEPKNGTWKLVREKSSSISDSILALCEMGNVVYCCTDTGVLMWCGFGIEGREWREIKGLEKLSTRGLKKGSHFALVGCGGQLLVMWDPYPNSRIKHNKIWYAKISLKSRCNGREVWGNVECVDVLTFPVESHEWFECFAASV